One Hermetia illucens chromosome 4, iHerIll2.2.curated.20191125, whole genome shotgun sequence DNA segment encodes these proteins:
- the LOC119656174 gene encoding zinc finger protein 558-like: MSTVEEVCRLCLASESCMEPIFNSSDPDMPQKIWECTSVEVRNLAGLPSFICEICKSELIIWLKFRRQCLRTNEMLKYKFPQLFSDVGSENHANNDENKSNSDDGDNESYIEILEAPNKFDSKEYVEGEIQTIVSNNLGSNDEKEDMEFSVEAAEEEQFDQNDQIEVEENEDDGGGRTIEIQIERNLLPEEEGMSSEMPDSKPESSGTRTRLKRTRNKEENKHEKHKVVLPNNQVRYVTKCSVCGKDQLNIKQHMRIHLDEKPYKCSYCGRAFRQRGNYTRHVNIHTGAKPYKCTQCEAAFADPASLRAHWVRHTGSREYHCDVCGKWFSHSHVLAGHKRIHTQDRRHPCSYCDKRFLSGHALKKHIRTHTGERPFKCKLCPKAFSTSGNLRTHQKVHTKDKPFKCKICKKSFAYRCVLKTHMKTHGNSKDGMSEEGDEDHGEDEVIQTEKRGSEKHTIILKGGNHSEDDQAYGEVYEVYMDDEDDV, translated from the exons ATGTCGACCGTTGAAGAGGTTTGTCGGTTATGCTTGGCGAGCGAAAGCTGCATGGAGCCAATTTTCAACTCATCAGATCCTGACATGCCGCAGAAGATCTGGGAATGTACTTCGGTAGAG GTCAGAAACTTAGCTGGCTTGCCTAGCTTTATATGCGAAATCTGCAAATCAGAGCTGATAATTTGGCTGAAATTTCGAAGACAGTGCTTGCGGACGAATGAAATGCTTAAGTATAAATTCCCACAGTTGTTTTCAGACGTTGGAAGCGAGAATCATGCTAATAACgacgaaaacaaatcaaactctGACGACGGAGATAACGAATCATACATTGAAATTTTGGAAGCGCCGAATAAATTCGATTCCAAAGAATATGTAGAAGGGGAAATACAAACAATAGTTTCAAATAACCTCGGTAGTAATGATGAAAAGGAGGATATGGAGTTTTCAGTCGAGGCAGCAGAGGAAGAGCAGTTCGATCAAAATGACCAGATTGAAGTTGAAGAGAATGAGGACGACGGTGGCGGAAGGACAATTGAAATacaaattgaaagaaatttatTACCTGAGGAGGAGGGAATGAGCAGCGAAATGCCTGATTCTAAGCCAGAGAGTTCAGGTACAAGAACGCGATTGAAACGGACACGGAACAAAGAAGAG AATAAACATGAAAAACATAAAGTCGTTCTGCCCAACAATCAGGTACGATACGTAACCAAATGCAGTGTATGCGGTAAAGATCAACTCAACATCAAGCAACACATGCGCATTCATCTCGACGAAAAACCATACAAATGTTCGTACTGTGGCCGGGCGTTTCGGCAGCGAGGCAACTATACGCGCCATGTTAACATTCACACAGGCGCGAAACCATACAAATGTACTCAATGTGAAGCGGCGTTCGCTGACCCGGCCTCTTTACGTGCACATTGGGTTCGCCACACAGGCTCACGTGAATATCATTGCGACGTATGCGGCAAATGGTTTAGTCATTCACATGTCCTGGCTGGTCATAAGCGAATCCATACACAGGATCGTCGTCATCCGTGCAGCTATTGTGATAAACGTTTCCTTTCCGGCCACGCACTCAAGAAACACATTAGAACGCATACCGGTGAACGCCCATTCAAATGTAAGCTCTGCCCGAAAGCTTTTTCAACTTCTGGGAATCTGAGAACTCACCAGAAAGTCCATACGAAGGATAAACCCTTCAAGtgtaaaatatgtaaaaaatctTTTGCGTACCGTTGCGTCCTAAAAACCCACATGAAAACTCATGGAAATTCGAAGGACGGCATGAGCGAGGAAGGTGATGAGGACCATGGCGAAGATGAGGTGATTCAAACCGAGAAAAGGGGAAGTGAAAAGCATACGATCATACTGAAAGGTGGGAATCACAGCGAAGATGATCAAGCTTACGGAGAGGTTTATGAAGTGTATATGGATGACGAAGATGATGTGTAA
- the LOC119655851 gene encoding uncharacterized protein LOC119655851, whose product MPEHTPAPTPDRAVYGFALYLLFGTLFVVYVIWAFVPQFILEDMLGLTYLPDKYFALYVPILILCATTFFAFFIYPGLNMSLTPNIDDQMSIRDSNSIMRCQHRDEGGRKCDNQVRQDMDSWRVRKFCDIHGKEQSGEGEVEVEEEITNWCDCPSAHNCLLRENSSHVQQLRARIKIPAISDMDLADVCKEVFGK is encoded by the coding sequence ATGCCCGAGCACACGCCCGCCCCCACACCTGACCGGGCTGTCTATGGATTCGCCCTGTATCTACTGTTCGGTACCCTGTTCGTCGTCTACGTGATTTGGGCGTTTGTGCCCCAGTTTATTCTTGAAGATATGTTGGGACTGACATATCTTCCTGACAAGTATTTCGCCCTTTACGTGCCCATCCTGATCCTCTGCGCTACAACATTTTTCGCGTTTTTCATCTATCCCGGGTTGAATATGTCCTTGACGCCAAATATCGACGATCAGATGAGTATCCGCGACTCAAATTCAATTATGAGGTGTCAGCACCGCGACGAAGGAGGACGAAAGTGTGATAATCAAGTGAGGCAAGATATGGACAGTTGGCGCGTGAGAAAATTCTGCGATATACACGGCAAGGAGCAGTCTGGAGAGGGAGAGGTGGAAGTAGAGGAAGAAATAACGAACTGGTGCGATTGCCCCTCTGCGCATAACTGCTTACTTCGAGAAAATTCAAGTCACGTGCAGCAACTCAGGGCCAGGATCAAGATTCCAGCGATCTCTGACATGGACTTGGCTGATGTGTGCAAGGAAGTATTTGGTAAATAA
- the LOC119655852 gene encoding EKC/KEOPS complex subunit LAGE3, with product MTGGPYQVSIRIPFPTEREAEIAYDVLRVDAEPKRSFITKQLSREGNILQADFTGELAKNVRVGLTSFFQSLMLCCETIKEFGPPSEKYDHY from the exons ATGACAGGGGGTCCTTACCAAGT GTCAATCCGCATTCCGTTTCCCACCGAGCGAGAAGCAGAAATAGCGTACGACGTGCTCAGAGTCGACGCGGAGCCGAAGCGAAGTTTCATCACCAAACAGCTGAGTCGGGAAGGAAACATTCTGCAAGCGGATTTCACGGGCGAACTCGCTAAGAACGTCCGTGTGGGACTCACATCCTTTTTCCAGTCGTTGATGCTATGCTGTGAAACCATTAAAGAGTTCGGTCCGCCGTCAGAAAAGTACGATCATTACTAG